In Danaus plexippus chromosome 19, MEX_DaPlex, whole genome shotgun sequence, the following are encoded in one genomic region:
- the LOC116767918 gene encoding ubiquitin-like modifier-activating enzyme ATG7, whose product MSTDEKQLDIIQYVPFTSFVHPSFWHSLTDLKLNVDKLKETTKQIHGSFSYSNDIGTVFEVDGTSFNRDPECGLHYINITGTLMNKNTIEDFKSIDKTALLNSVGEMIWSNIKMLSWIKNPSGLLNCFILSFADLKKFHYYYWFAFPCPSQPTVYLKEKSQNISTVFSKNEIQDISDRFQSLELDQKCYFVVIKENSKVVVKKLHEFFNNKSEEDIIVDREVFFAFADPSNNYNPGWSLRIFLAALYECFPTLTKQCLQVIGIRCTRDGSVEKSLMFMIEAQKDSQTGGNVNWLGWERNDRGNFGPKLANMSASMDPIKLAETSSDLNIKLMQWRLVPDLDVDVMKNTKCLLLGAGTLGCHVARDLLAWGFRHITFIDSGKVSYSNPTRQVLFNFQDCVNGSRKAEAAANNMKLILPTVHTEGLVLHIPMPGHPIGEALKKETIHNIEVLTEAITKHDVVFLLLDTREARWLPTLIAASYGKIVINAALGFDSYLVMRHGVSKERDGVNETIEGISKNDTHVDGGQLGCYFCNDVTAPGNSLKDRTLDQQCTVTRPGVAAIAGALAVELLVAILQHPLRVNAPALYNLNSEESSEHEGILGPIPHSIRGFLHSFQTVVPTCSKFKQCIACSEVVIDKYREEGIEFLMKVFNSGTFLEDVTGLSELQLAAEMTDVLTFSDEDQENSS is encoded by the exons atgagtaCTGACGAAAAGCAGcttgatattatacaatacgTCCCATTTACGTCTTTCGTACACCCATCTTTTTGGCACAGTTTAACggatttaaaacttaatgttGATAAACTAAAAGAAACAACTAAACAAATTCATGGCAGTTTTTCATACAGTAATGATATTGGAACAGTTTTCGAGGTTGATGGAACATCTTTTAACAG GGATCCAGAATGTGGGTTgcactacataaatattactggGACTCTTATGAATAAGAACACCATCGAAGACTTCAAGTCCATTGATAAAACTGCACTTCTCAATAGTGTAGGGGAAATGATTTGgtcaaacattaaaatgctGTCATGGATCAAAAATCCAAGCGGCTTATTGAACTGTTTCATTCTATCTTTTGCG GATCTAAAGAAGTTTCATTACTATTATTGGTTCGCATTTCCCTGTCCCAGCCAACCAACAGTTTATTTAAAGGAGAAAAGTCAGAATATCAGTACCGTTTTTAGCAAAAATGAGATTCAAGATATATCAGACAGATTTCAATCTTTGGAACTCGACCAGAAATGCTATTTCGTTGTCATAAAGGAGAATAGCAAGGTGGTAGTTAAGAAACTACatgaatttttcaataataaatctgAAGAGGATATTATTGTTGATAGAGAAGTATTTTTTGCTTTCGCCGACCCTAGCAATAACTACAATCCTGGCTGGTCACTAAGAATATTCCTTGCGGcattatatgaatgttttcCAACTCTTACAAAGCAATGCCTACAAGTAATTGGTATCAGATGTACGAGAGATGGATCTGTAGAAAAAAGCCTAATGTTCATGATTGAAGCACAAAAg gATAGTCAAACAGGAGGTAATGTTAATTGGTTGGGCTGGGAGAGAAATGATAGGGGAAATTTTGGACCGAAACTCGCTAACATGTCAGCGTCTATGGATCCGATCAA GTTAGCGGAAACATCGTCTGATCTCAACATAAAGCTGATGCAGTGGCGGCTCGTCCCCGACTTGGATGTGGACGTCATGAAGAACACTAAATGTCTCTTATTGGGAGCAGGGACGCTCGGTTGTCATGTCGCAAGGGATTTATTG GCTTGGGGTTTCCGCCACATAACTTTCATAGACAGTGGTAAAGTTTCCTATTCAAATCCGACCCGTCAAGTACTTTTCAATTTCCAAGATTGTGTCAATGGAAGCAGAAAGGCTGAAGCAGCTGCGAAcaatatgaaactaatattgcCAACTGTG caCACCGAAGGTTTGGTCCTCCACATCCCCATGCCAGGGCATCCAATAGGAGAGGCTCTGAAGAAGGAAACTATTCATAATATAGAAGTTCTCACGGAAGCTATTACAAAGCATGATGTAGTATTCTTACTCCTTGATACGAGAGAAGCCAGGTGGCTACCAACACTTATAGCAGCTAGCTATGGAAAG ATAGTAATAAATGCAGCTCTGGGCTTCGACAGCTACCTAGTGATGCGACACGGAGTGAGTAAAGAACGAGATGGTGTGAATGAAACAATTGAAGGAATCTCTAAAAACGATACACACGTGGACGGTGGACAACTGGGCTGTTATTTCTGTAATGACGTCACCGCCCCCGGAaac tctcTCAAAGATCGTACGCTAGATCAACAATGCACTGTAACTAGACCGGGAGTCGCGGCCATTGCTGGCGCGTTAGCGGTTGAATTATTGGTAGCTATTCTGCAACATCCGTTAAG GGTCAACGCTCCGGCCTTATACAACTTGAATAGTGAAGAAAGCTCCGAACATGAAGGCATACTCGGCCCGATACCTCATTCAATCAGAGGTTTCCTTCATTCATTCCAAACCGTTGTTCCAACGTGTTCGAAATTCAAACAGTGCATAGCATGTTCGGAAGTGGTCATAGACAAGTATAGAGAGGAAGGAATTGAATTTTTGATGAAGGTTTTCAACAGTGGAACCTTTTTGGAGGATGTTACGGGTCTATCTGAATTGCAATTAGCAGCTGAAATGACCGAT GTGCTTACATTCTCGGATGAAGATCAAGAAAATAGCAGTTAA